The Phycisphaeraceae bacterium genome has a window encoding:
- a CDS encoding ketoacyl-ACP synthase III has product MSAPAPLGVRIAGTGSAVPDRVVTNFDLARELDTSHEWIIQRTGIVQRHRFTEPGDHTVELSMQSLERALDAAGMKPDDLDLLIVGCCTQEMNIPSTSCRIAGRMGIRHAGAFDLVAGCSGFVYSLNVGDTLVRSGRYKAVGVVGCDVLTNITDTSERTVSILFGDAAGAVILTPDPDASRGCQYQTMSADGGSWQTLYQPMRADQVFDWDRDNPIRLGCLRMQGREVYKFAVTKFREVIEDALLATGLSVDDVAQFICHQSNARIIESAKEKIGLPDDKVLINIDRYGNTSAGSVALCFDELVRAGRLKAGDVAILVAFGAGLTWASSVWRM; this is encoded by the coding sequence ATGAGCGCCCCAGCACCTCTCGGCGTGCGGATCGCCGGAACCGGGTCCGCCGTTCCCGATCGCGTCGTCACCAACTTCGACCTGGCGCGGGAACTTGACACGTCGCACGAGTGGATCATCCAGCGCACCGGCATCGTGCAGCGTCACCGCTTCACCGAGCCGGGCGATCACACCGTCGAACTGAGCATGCAGTCGCTTGAGCGAGCCCTCGACGCCGCGGGCATGAAGCCGGATGACCTGGACCTGCTCATCGTCGGCTGCTGCACGCAGGAAATGAACATCCCATCCACCTCCTGCCGCATCGCCGGAAGAATGGGCATCCGTCACGCCGGCGCGTTCGACCTGGTCGCCGGGTGCAGCGGCTTCGTGTACTCGCTCAACGTGGGGGACACCCTGGTCCGTTCCGGTCGCTACAAGGCCGTGGGCGTGGTGGGCTGCGACGTGCTCACCAACATCACAGACACCAGCGAGCGGACCGTGTCAATCCTGTTCGGCGACGCCGCCGGCGCGGTGATTCTGACGCCCGACCCCGACGCCTCGCGCGGGTGCCAGTACCAGACCATGTCCGCCGACGGGGGCTCGTGGCAGACGCTCTACCAGCCCATGCGGGCGGATCAGGTGTTCGACTGGGACAGGGACAACCCCATCCGCCTCGGCTGCCTGCGCATGCAGGGGCGCGAGGTCTACAAGTTCGCCGTCACCAAGTTCCGCGAGGTGATCGAGGACGCCCTGCTCGCCACCGGGCTGTCGGTGGATGACGTGGCTCAGTTCATCTGTCACCAGTCCAACGCCCGGATCATCGAATCGGCCAAGGAGAAGATCGGGCTGCCTGACGACAAGGTGCTCATCAACATCGATCGGTACGGCAATACCAGCGCCGGCTCGGTGGCGCTGTGCTTCGATGAACTGGTCCGCGCGGGCAGACTCAAGGCCGGGGACGTCGCCATCCTGGTGGCCTTCGGCGCGGGGCTGACCTGGGCCAGCAGCGTGTGGCGAATGTGA
- a CDS encoding type I 3-dehydroquinate dehydratase: MTFIAVPITVDSPGDVATCLERAGRAARQGAALVEWRIDPLASEPEAPDVLVRLVKESPLPCIVTCRIASEGGAFTGADDHRRALLEHLARSGHLPRYVDIEHARFSREPAAWLAALMGGDHPQPGSVEMSIILSAHDTQGRPADLLRVVEALTHDRSANVIKVAWHARSLRDNLQCFDLLTERGKPMIALCMGPFGLMSRVLAPKFGGFITFAADAPGLETAPGQPTIEQLKALYRFDHVGAETKVYGVIGWPVDHSLGPVIHNAGFEAAGHDGVYLPLPIPGDSSEYEHFKATVGELVDHPRLHFRGASVTIPHKENLLRFVDERGGRVDAFARLAGAANTLLVGATGAIACRNTDAPAIVDCLCDALNVDPPRLAEHRFAVLGAGGVARAALAGLSKHGAGAVVFNRSRERAEQLIADLRERARTVNVQTRLSIGSPEGLRADEFDVFINCTPVGMAGGPSPDLSPLEVLRGGAVELDDSVTVFDTVYTPSRTPLIEEAESRGARVVLGVDLFVRQAALQFEGWTGEEAPIETWREVLRHREPSRAE; this comes from the coding sequence ATGACCTTCATCGCCGTGCCCATCACCGTGGACTCGCCCGGCGACGTGGCGACGTGCCTGGAACGGGCGGGCCGGGCCGCCAGGCAGGGCGCCGCCCTGGTGGAGTGGCGCATCGACCCCCTGGCATCCGAGCCCGAGGCCCCGGACGTACTGGTGCGCCTGGTGAAGGAATCGCCCCTGCCCTGCATCGTCACCTGCCGCATCGCGTCGGAAGGGGGCGCGTTCACCGGCGCGGACGACCACCGCCGCGCCCTGCTGGAGCACCTGGCCCGGTCGGGGCACCTGCCGCGATACGTGGACATCGAGCACGCCCGTTTCTCCCGCGAGCCCGCCGCGTGGCTGGCGGCGCTCATGGGCGGCGACCACCCGCAGCCCGGCTCGGTGGAGATGTCGATCATTCTGTCGGCGCACGACACGCAGGGGCGGCCCGCCGATCTGCTGCGCGTGGTGGAAGCGCTGACGCACGACCGCTCGGCCAACGTGATCAAGGTGGCCTGGCATGCGCGATCGCTGCGAGACAACCTGCAGTGCTTCGACCTGCTGACGGAGCGAGGCAAGCCGATGATCGCATTGTGCATGGGGCCGTTCGGACTGATGAGCCGCGTGCTCGCCCCCAAGTTCGGCGGGTTCATCACCTTCGCGGCGGACGCGCCGGGGCTTGAAACCGCGCCGGGCCAGCCCACCATCGAGCAGCTCAAGGCGCTGTACCGGTTTGACCACGTGGGCGCGGAGACGAAGGTGTACGGCGTGATCGGCTGGCCCGTGGACCACTCGCTGGGGCCGGTGATCCACAACGCGGGCTTCGAAGCCGCGGGGCACGACGGCGTCTATCTGCCGCTGCCGATCCCGGGAGATTCCAGCGAGTACGAGCACTTCAAGGCCACGGTGGGCGAACTGGTCGATCATCCGCGGCTGCACTTCCGCGGCGCGAGCGTAACCATCCCGCACAAGGAGAACCTGCTGCGCTTCGTGGATGAGCGCGGCGGTCGCGTGGACGCCTTCGCCCGCCTCGCCGGAGCGGCCAACACGCTGCTGGTGGGCGCGACCGGCGCCATCGCCTGCCGCAACACCGATGCACCAGCCATCGTCGATTGCCTGTGCGACGCGCTCAACGTCGATCCCCCGCGCCTGGCGGAGCACCGCTTCGCCGTGCTGGGCGCGGGAGGCGTGGCCCGCGCCGCGCTCGCGGGCCTGAGCAAGCACGGGGCGGGGGCGGTGGTCTTCAACCGCTCCCGCGAGCGCGCCGAGCAGTTGATCGCCGACCTGCGCGAGCGGGCCAGGACCGTCAACGTGCAGACGCGGTTGTCGATCGGTTCGCCGGAGGGGCTTCGGGCGGATGAGTTCGACGTGTTCATCAACTGCACACCCGTGGGGATGGCGGGCGGTCCGTCGCCCGATCTTTCTCCGCTGGAGGTGTTGCGAGGCGGGGCGGTGGAGCTGGACGACTCGGTGACGGTCTTTGACACGGTGTACACGCCCTCGCGCACCCCGCTGATCGAGGAGGCGGAATCGCGCGGCGCCCGCGTGGTGCTCGGAGTGGACCTGTTCGTGCGACAGGCGGCGCTGCAGTTCGAGGGATGGACGGGCGAGGAGGCGCCCATCGAGACCTGGCGCGAGGTGCTCAGGCACCGCGAGCCGAGCCGGGCGGAATGA
- a CDS encoding CHAD domain-containing protein, whose amino-acid sequence MAEGHRPISPDTPLRKAARRLLRDRLKAVGRRVGKARKHDQPSPEIIHEVRIATRRAGAAVRVFRNLIRRRDRKRVSRWLRELRQAAADTRRADVQTRLLAAAKLDDPSLAQAADEAIARLECGRAAALQVFHEAARRRSPRQWRRLRKRLTRRLRDPAQTDDAAPSTTFSRGAAAALSALAGELREITDAAPSADLQSLHRIRLDIKRLRYSIEIFRPVLADRAAETLDLLREVQTALGEINDLDELRKTLAAPDALTGATGESSVSAALSGLIAWVEARLAERREAFEASWSPAHWAALCEAIIALPDDSRPATVSQPPSTHAVDAYPPPSANGHAHAAPCTSHDPDDSANAGDTPARDGGACVIETYHACPPPPRSADSSRHARSSGDTP is encoded by the coding sequence ATGGCTGAAGGTCATCGTCCCATTTCGCCCGACACCCCGCTGCGAAAGGCGGCCCGGCGGCTGCTGCGCGACCGGCTGAAGGCCGTCGGACGTCGCGTGGGCAAGGCCCGCAAGCACGACCAGCCGTCGCCCGAGATCATCCACGAGGTCCGCATCGCCACCCGTCGGGCGGGGGCGGCGGTTCGCGTCTTCCGAAACCTGATCCGCAGGCGCGACCGAAAGCGGGTCAGCCGGTGGCTGCGCGAGTTGCGCCAGGCGGCGGCGGACACACGCCGCGCCGACGTGCAGACCCGGCTTCTGGCGGCTGCAAAGTTGGATGATCCTTCGCTGGCTCAGGCCGCCGATGAGGCCATCGCACGCCTCGAGTGCGGTCGGGCGGCGGCGCTTCAGGTCTTCCACGAAGCCGCCCGGCGACGTTCGCCCAGGCAGTGGCGGCGGTTGCGCAAGCGATTGACGCGCCGATTGCGCGACCCCGCTCAGACGGACGACGCGGCGCCATCGACCACGTTCTCTCGGGGCGCGGCCGCCGCGCTGTCGGCGCTGGCCGGCGAACTGCGCGAGATCACGGACGCCGCGCCGAGCGCCGACCTGCAATCGCTTCATCGCATCCGGCTGGACATCAAGCGGCTGCGCTATTCAATCGAGATCTTCCGTCCCGTGCTGGCGGATCGTGCGGCGGAGACGCTCGACCTGTTGCGAGAGGTCCAGACCGCCCTGGGCGAGATCAACGACCTCGATGAACTGAGGAAGACGCTCGCCGCCCCGGACGCTCTGACCGGCGCGACTGGCGAATCCTCCGTCTCAGCCGCCCTGAGCGGTCTGATCGCGTGGGTCGAAGCGCGGCTGGCCGAGCGACGGGAGGCGTTTGAGGCGTCGTGGTCTCCCGCGCACTGGGCGGCGTTGTGCGAGGCGATCATCGCGCTGCCGGACGACTCACGGCCCGCGACGGTTTCACAGCCGCCTTCGACGCACGCGGTCGATGCGTACCCGCCGCCCTCGGCCAACGGTCACGCTCATGCGGCCCCATGCACGTCGCACGATCCTGACGACTCGGCGAACGCTGGCGATACGCCGGCCCGTGACGGCGGAGCGTGCGTCATTGAGACCTATCACGCCTGTCCTCCGCCGCCTCGGTCCGCTGATTCATCGCGGCATGCCCGATCCAGCGGAGACACGCCATGA
- a CDS encoding Ppx/GppA family phosphatase, translating into MSSGAGSQPHRLRVAAIDVGTNSIRLVVAEVAPDRSFRLMDDEKVVARLGRNLAKTGRLSEEAIEAALLAIERMKTIAEGYGVARLRLAGTSAVREAENRDDLLARVRERTGLELEVISAREEARLAFLSVSNAFDLAGQTVGVMDVGGGSTEIVLSSGHIIERIFTLKLGAVRLTDQFNGVRTARDFRRMVEAIDERLEERVGRPPFAPPLLIGTGGTFTTLAAMSMQRGQEAARTGILPFPVRGYEMQRSEVSHLLDMLRRMEVRERARVSGLGADRADIIVAGLAIVDRVLRHLGANRLRVHDQGIREGLLHEMVAGMFPPAEPVAPTAHDRLRSVRQFALTCHYEKEHAEHVATLALRLFDQLPSLLDASHRDWAGPGERLLLEAAALLHDVGYFVNYSSHHKHSYHLILHSNLAGFSTRELELLANIARYHRGAMPRKKHDNFARLKKAEREAVRRLAAILRLAVGLDRSHTQRVRDLTLRRVENAIVIEVAAAQDVSVDLWGAERKADLFERAFGVAVRLEQRPSSAGAPLGAAVTPASRVSIEPKTTRPAMPEVPPHKARISHDR; encoded by the coding sequence ATGAGCAGCGGGGCGGGAAGCCAACCCCATCGGCTCCGCGTGGCGGCGATCGACGTGGGCACCAACTCCATCCGCCTGGTGGTGGCGGAGGTCGCGCCCGATCGGTCCTTCCGCCTCATGGATGATGAGAAGGTGGTCGCCCGGCTGGGGCGCAACCTGGCGAAGACGGGACGCCTGAGTGAGGAGGCCATCGAGGCCGCGCTGCTCGCCATCGAGCGGATGAAGACCATCGCCGAGGGGTATGGCGTCGCCCGGCTGCGCCTCGCCGGCACCAGCGCGGTGCGCGAGGCGGAGAATCGAGACGACCTGCTCGCCCGCGTGCGGGAGCGGACCGGCCTGGAACTGGAGGTCATCTCCGCGCGCGAGGAGGCCCGGCTGGCGTTTCTCAGCGTGTCCAACGCCTTCGATCTGGCCGGTCAGACGGTGGGCGTGATGGACGTGGGCGGCGGCAGCACCGAGATTGTCCTGTCCAGCGGGCACATCATCGAGCGCATCTTCACGCTCAAGCTGGGCGCGGTGCGTCTGACCGATCAGTTCAACGGCGTGAGAACGGCCCGCGACTTCCGCCGCATGGTCGAGGCGATCGACGAGCGGCTGGAGGAGCGCGTGGGCAGGCCGCCGTTCGCGCCGCCGCTGCTGATCGGTACGGGCGGCACATTCACCACTCTGGCGGCGATGTCGATGCAGCGCGGCCAGGAAGCCGCCCGCACGGGCATCCTGCCCTTCCCCGTGCGCGGCTACGAGATGCAGCGCTCCGAGGTCAGCCACCTGCTCGACATGCTTCGCCGAATGGAGGTGCGCGAGCGCGCCCGCGTCTCCGGACTCGGGGCGGATCGGGCGGACATCATCGTCGCCGGGCTGGCGATCGTGGATCGCGTGCTGCGGCACCTCGGCGCCAACCGGCTGCGCGTGCATGATCAGGGCATCCGCGAGGGGCTTCTGCACGAGATGGTGGCGGGGATGTTTCCTCCCGCCGAGCCCGTCGCGCCCACCGCGCACGATCGGCTGCGCAGCGTGCGTCAGTTCGCCCTCACCTGTCATTACGAGAAGGAGCATGCCGAGCACGTGGCGACCCTGGCGCTGCGGCTCTTCGATCAGCTGCCGTCGCTGCTGGATGCGTCGCACCGCGACTGGGCCGGCCCCGGCGAGCGATTGCTGCTCGAGGCCGCCGCCCTGCTGCACGACGTGGGCTACTTCGTCAACTACTCCAGTCATCACAAGCACAGTTACCATCTGATTCTGCACAGCAACCTTGCGGGGTTCAGCACGCGCGAACTGGAGCTGCTGGCCAACATCGCCCGCTACCACCGCGGCGCGATGCCTCGCAAGAAGCACGACAACTTCGCACGACTGAAGAAGGCCGAGCGAGAAGCCGTGCGCCGTCTGGCTGCGATCCTCCGGCTGGCCGTGGGGCTGGATCGCTCCCACACGCAGCGCGTGCGCGATCTGACGCTGCGGCGGGTGGAGAATGCGATCGTGATCGAGGTCGCCGCCGCGCAGGATGTCTCGGTGGACCTGTGGGGCGCGGAGCGCAAGGCGGACCTGTTCGAGAGGGCGTTCGGCGTGGCCGTGCGGCTGGAGCAGCGACCGAGCAGCGCTGGAGCGCCGCTCGGTGCGGCCGTGACACCGGCTTCCCGCGTCTCCATCGAACCGAAGACGACGCGCCCCGCGATGCCCGAGGTGCCGCCGCACAAGGCCCGAATCAGCCACGACCGATGA
- a CDS encoding DinB family protein has protein sequence MQFELNHALDVLSRTPGVLRTLLAGLPADWTERPYGPNTWSAKEVLAHLVYGERTDWIPRLQIILEHGDEKPFEPFDRTGHADLLASNTLGQLLDLFERERADGLATLRGLNLGPADFERRGRHPALGAVTLGNLLATWVVHDLNHIAQACKATAHQYREAVGPWEQYLSILSPPNPR, from the coding sequence ATGCAGTTTGAACTGAACCACGCCCTCGACGTTCTTTCCCGCACGCCCGGCGTGCTGCGCACCCTGCTGGCCGGCTTGCCCGCCGATTGGACCGAGCGGCCCTACGGCCCGAATACATGGAGCGCGAAGGAAGTCTTGGCGCACCTGGTGTACGGCGAGCGCACGGACTGGATCCCCCGGCTGCAGATCATTCTCGAACACGGCGACGAGAAGCCCTTCGAGCCCTTTGACCGCACCGGGCACGCGGACCTGCTTGCCTCGAACACGCTGGGACAACTGCTGGACCTGTTCGAGCGCGAACGGGCGGATGGCCTGGCGACCCTGCGCGGACTGAACCTCGGCCCTGCGGACTTCGAGCGGCGAGGCCGACACCCCGCACTGGGCGCCGTGACGCTGGGCAACCTGCTGGCGACGTGGGTCGTGCATGACCTCAACCACATCGCGCAGGCCTGCAAGGCGACGGCGCACCAGTACCGCGAGGCGGTGGGGCCGTGGGAGCAGTATCTGTCGATTCTCTCGCCTCCCAATCCACGGTGA
- a CDS encoding flagellar basal body P-ring protein FlgI: MLLAFGLGALSACSGVEKAPPQPRSANTKATIPLDVPEIMKGTVASLGVLDGHEDIVVHGWGFVVGLRGTGSRIMPDPVRAHMLAEMARMGVGQVSMGSSLSPEALLDSPDTAVVIVEGIIPGGSPQGTRFDVRVSIPPGTDATSLEGGRLWTTDLRPMLNPGPPPVGSRQARAIAKASGDIFTNPFVTPGGDETAELATGTNVNRMSGHILGGGATSRDLPLKLRIASPSHTTASTLQQVINSYFPQEPGQRSKTARGEGDASIEITVPPSYYGRVSEFTYLLQHTTLLTGATPYAVQFINRELKRAPGEFEHATWRWQALGVQVLPGIREFYTYPEEKPRYAALRAGARLNDAHVEPHLLDLAKTGSPVVRKDAIRLLGDMSPQPGTIFALRELLDDADPDVRIAAYEALAKANTRFIRTIQVDRKFMVDYVESARPMIYVTLLEFPRIVVFGLNNEISRPITLQTWGSRFIIRGGADSDLIDVLYRDEEGNASPHRISPRLTEFIPFLGHTTTIERPMPGLGLTYTETIGILHAIHAAQHLPGVQFRTEQDRILLAIQERMAERRDYQERPEFIEFEELPPAPSPTPGDQGGSAIDGGGVLAPIRRDQGPASGGSDAPPGR, encoded by the coding sequence GTGCTCCTGGCTTTCGGGCTGGGCGCGCTGTCGGCGTGCAGCGGCGTGGAAAAGGCGCCGCCGCAACCGCGCTCCGCCAATACCAAGGCCACGATTCCGCTGGACGTGCCGGAGATCATGAAGGGCACGGTGGCTTCCCTGGGCGTGCTGGACGGGCATGAAGACATCGTGGTGCATGGCTGGGGGTTCGTGGTGGGGCTTCGGGGCACGGGGTCGCGCATCATGCCCGACCCGGTGCGGGCGCACATGCTGGCGGAGATGGCCCGGATGGGGGTGGGACAGGTGAGCATGGGCTCTTCGCTGTCGCCGGAGGCGCTGCTGGATTCGCCGGATACCGCGGTGGTGATTGTCGAGGGGATCATTCCAGGCGGGTCGCCGCAGGGAACCCGGTTCGACGTGCGCGTATCGATTCCGCCGGGGACTGACGCCACCAGTCTGGAAGGCGGGCGTCTGTGGACGACCGATCTGCGGCCGATGCTGAATCCCGGTCCGCCCCCGGTGGGCAGCCGCCAGGCGAGGGCGATCGCCAAGGCGAGCGGCGACATCTTCACCAATCCCTTCGTCACGCCGGGTGGCGACGAAACCGCCGAGCTTGCCACGGGCACCAACGTGAACCGCATGTCGGGCCACATCCTGGGCGGCGGGGCGACCTCGCGCGACCTGCCGCTCAAACTGCGCATCGCGTCGCCGAGCCACACGACCGCCAGCACGCTGCAACAGGTGATCAACTCGTACTTTCCGCAGGAGCCGGGTCAGCGCAGCAAGACGGCGCGGGGCGAGGGGGACGCATCGATCGAGATCACCGTGCCGCCGTCGTACTACGGTCGCGTGAGCGAGTTCACCTATCTCCTGCAGCACACCACGCTGCTGACGGGGGCGACCCCGTACGCCGTGCAGTTCATCAATCGCGAGCTCAAGCGTGCTCCCGGCGAGTTCGAGCACGCGACCTGGCGATGGCAGGCGCTGGGGGTGCAGGTGCTGCCGGGCATCCGCGAGTTCTACACCTACCCGGAGGAGAAGCCCCGGTACGCCGCCCTGCGGGCGGGGGCGCGTCTCAACGACGCGCACGTCGAGCCGCACCTGCTGGATCTGGCGAAGACCGGTTCGCCCGTGGTTCGCAAGGACGCGATTCGTCTGCTGGGCGACATGTCGCCGCAGCCGGGCACGATCTTCGCGCTCCGCGAGCTGCTGGACGACGCCGATCCGGATGTGCGCATCGCCGCGTACGAGGCGCTGGCCAAGGCGAACACGCGGTTCATCCGCACCATTCAGGTCGATCGCAAGTTCATGGTGGATTACGTGGAGTCGGCGCGTCCGATGATCTACGTGACCCTGCTCGAGTTCCCGCGCATCGTGGTCTTCGGGCTGAACAACGAGATCAGCCGACCCATCACGCTGCAGACGTGGGGGAGCCGCTTCATCATCCGCGGCGGCGCGGACAGCGACCTGATTGATGTGCTGTATCGCGATGAAGAGGGGAACGCCTCGCCTCACCGCATCTCGCCTCGCCTGACGGAGTTCATTCCGTTCCTCGGCCATACCACGACAATCGAGCGTCCGATGCCGGGGCTGGGGCTGACCTACACCGAGACCATCGGCATCCTGCACGCGATTCACGCCGCGCAGCATCTTCCGGGCGTTCAGTTCCGCACCGAGCAGGACCGGATTCTGCTGGCGATCCAGGAGCGCATGGCGGAGCGCCGCGACTACCAGGAGCGGCCTGAGTTCATCGAGTTCGAAGAGTTGCCCCCGGCGCCTTCGCCGACGCCGGGGGATCAGGGCGGCTCCGCGATCGACGGCGGCGGGGTGCTGGCCCCCATCCGGCGGGATCAGGGGCCGGCAAGCGGAGGTTCCGATGCACCCCCTGGCCGGTGA